A single genomic interval of Daucus carota subsp. sativus chromosome 1, DH1 v3.0, whole genome shotgun sequence harbors:
- the LOC108197678 gene encoding protein TRACHEARY ELEMENT DIFFERENTIATION-RELATED 7, which translates to MASTQNSGDNFPYFPPYFPHSPPKITPSHNSPTPHNKPIVTPPPKFPAPRHPPTPAAKPPKHSPPSPTPPPPPKFPAPAPPPRHPPTPAAKPPKHSTPPPPSPSVIPPPRPTYPPPPPFHPIHPPPPPHIVPPPPPPGHHSHTVIIVIFVSLGGIFFLAFLSVALCCFLKKKKKTVQETDNLKIDQHLKIKEAIIPGPHGPQTVILSVEDDIHIQEDIRKNETSVGQGHSHIKSAAHHPQLLNLEPSTSGSSPHHQLDQKTA; encoded by the coding sequence ATGGCTTCTACACAAAACTCTGGTGACAACTTCCCCTACTTCCCTCCTTATTTTCCCCACTCTCCACCCAAAATTACACCCTCCCACAACTCTCCAACCCCTCACAATAAGCCCATTGTGACACCACCACCCAAGTTCCCCGCTCCGCGACATCCACCAACTCCAGCAGCAAAACCACCAAAACACTCACCCCCCTCTCCAacacccccacccccacccaaGTTCCCAGCTCCGGCTCCCCCACCGCGACATCCACCAACTCCAGCAGCAAAACCACCCAAACACTCAACTCCACCACCCCCCTCACCCTCTGTAATCCCACCTCCGCGTCCAACCTATCCCCCACCGCCACCATTTCATCCTATCCACCCACCACCCCCACCCCATATCGTTCCTCCTCCACCACCACCCGGACATCATTCACACACTGTCATAATTGTCATCTTTGTCTCCCTCGGAGGCATCTTTTTTCTTGCCTTTCTTTCAGTTGCTTTGTGCTGCTTCctcaagaaaaagaagaaaacagTTCAAGAGACtgataatttgaaaattgatcAACACCTGAAAATCAAAGAAGCTATAATACCAGGTCCACATGGTCCACAGACTGTTATACTCTCCGTCGAGGACGACATTCATATTCAAGAAGACATCAGAAAAAATGAAACTAGTGTGGGTCAAGGACATTCACATATAAAATCTGCAGCACATCATCCTCAGCTTCTTAACCTGGAACCATCCACTTCTGGTAGCTCTCCTCATCACCAGCTTGACCAGAAGACTGCTTAA